CGTCCACGCGACCGCCGTCTCGACGCTCGTACGGGAGCTGCCGCTGATCCACTACATGGCCGGCGACCTCGGCGGCCCCGTCCGAGTCGCCCCGTATGCGACATACGGCACGGAGGAGTTGGCCGAGAACATGCTCCGGGCCCTGACGGACCGCGCCGCGTGCCTCCTCCAGAACCACGGCACGCTCACCCACGGCGCCACCCTCGACCAGGCGTACGACCGCACCGCCCAGCTGGAGTGGATGTGCCGCGTCTGGCTCACGGCGTCCTCCCTGCCGGGACGGTCCCCCACGCTCCTGTCGGAGGAACAGGTGGGAGAGGCGGCGGAACGGCTCAAGGAGTACGGGCAGCGGGGGTAGCGGGGGAGAGGCCCCATTTCACCTTTCACCCCGTTCTCCCGGTTCTCCCGGCTCTCCCACTGGCCGTCGGAGCGCTCCGCACCGAGACTGGGTCCGTGCGCCCAGTCACCGCGACGGCCGCTGCCGTCACCGCAGCCCTGGCAGCAGGCGCCGCCAGTGTCGCCGCCGGCCGCTACGCCAGCGACGCCGCCCTCAAGGCGCCCCAGGGCAGGCCCCTGCCCACCGAACCCCGGCTCACCGTGCACTCCACCGCCGCCGGCCGGGTCGTGCTCACCCGCGCCCTGGCCTCCCGGCGCCCCGGCACCTACGGCCTCGCCGGTGACAGGACCCACGCCGTCGTAGGCCCCGTCCTGAACCACGCGGCCCACTCCGCCGACACCGTCGTACGCCGCCTCGAACGGGTCACCCACGGCACCCTGGAACCCCGCGACAAGGTCTGGCTCACCCCGAACGTGCACGTCGGCGACCCCGGCACCGCTCTCGGACTCGACCACCTCGACATCGAGATCCCCGGCGAACTCGGCGCCCTGCCCGCGTGGTTCGTGCCCGGGGCCCGCAGTACCTGGGTGATCACCGTCCACGGACTCGGCGCCACCCGCGAGCACCCCCTGAACGTCCTGCCGTTCCTGCACCGCCATCAGTTCCCGGTCCTCGACCTCGCCTACCGGGGCGATCCCGGCGCGCCCCGGCCCCAGGACGGCCTCGGCCACCTCGGCGAGACCGAGTGGCGCGACCTCGACGCCGCGATCCGGTACGCCCTGAGCCACGGCGCCGAGCACGTCGTCCTGTACGGCTGGTCCACCGGCGCCACCATGGCCCTGCGGGCCGCCGCCCGCTCCGCGCTGCGCGACCGGGTCTCCGGGCTGGTCCTGGACTCGCCGGTGCTCAGCTGGGAGACCACCCTGCGCGCCCTCGCCACGGCCCGCCGCACCCCGGGCGCGCTGCTCCCGCTGGCCGTGCGCGCCGCACAGGGCCGCACCGGTCTGCACGGCGGCCACGAGGGACCCGCC
The DNA window shown above is from Streptomyces sp. NBC_01451 and carries:
- a CDS encoding alpha/beta hydrolase family protein; this encodes MRPVTATAAAVTAALAAGAASVAAGRYASDAALKAPQGRPLPTEPRLTVHSTAAGRVVLTRALASRRPGTYGLAGDRTHAVVGPVLNHAAHSADTVVRRLERVTHGTLEPRDKVWLTPNVHVGDPGTALGLDHLDIEIPGELGALPAWFVPGARSTWVITVHGLGATREHPLNVLPFLHRHQFPVLDLAYRGDPGAPRPQDGLGHLGETEWRDLDAAIRYALSHGAEHVVLYGWSTGATMALRAAARSALRDRVSGLVLDSPVLSWETTLRALATARRTPGALLPLAVRAAQGRTGLHGGHEGPAAHAADPARLTVPALIVHGPADTIAPWGPSRRLAARRPDLITLHQVPDAPHGAMWNADPATYEETLRRFLTPLM